The genomic window cagtaaattctgtgtttgtataacatacatggcgaataaaccgaattctgattctgattctgattgaagGTAAGATGTAGACCTACCAATGGCTGCCAGGAACTCCTCGTAGTTCTGCTGGCTTTCCAGCTCGTAAGTCCCAGAGAAGGCCATGGTGTGGTTGAAGGAAGACGGTactgagagaggagtgtgggagagagagagaagaggtgtggtgacgtcacacacacacacccacacacaatcgcacacacaatcacacacactcaatcgcacgcgcacacacctctGTTCTCATGGATTCTGACTCAGATACCGACTCACGTTacccacacacgcgcacacacacacacacatctgaggcACTttaacacacgcatgcacacacaccccgagGCCCCAGAAGGAAGTGTCTTCTGATGTCCTGTGACGGAGGGCTACAAGTATGCATCTTCAGGTCTGGTTCTGCCCCAGCAATCAGCGTTACTTTCCTGACAGAGCAGCATTGTTGAGTGTTTAGGTTGGCCACACAGCAAAGGCGTCAACTGTGGCTTCATTCCTTCAGTTCACCCTCAGGTACTGTTGTTTTAAGAAACGGTGACTACGCGGGTTGATGCCACTGGATTTGAACACCACACAGGTGGTTACACGTTGGGGCAGGTCGATCCTCTGTTTGATTTACGAAACCAGACATAAACTTGATTGATAATTCAATGCAGATCGTGTATTAGAATATAatacaccccccctccttccataaAACGGTTTTAGCTCAAAGTTGTTGCAAATGATTACAAACACCAGATACCATATTGTATAGGATGTTACACAGtaaactttaacccttgtgttgccttcgggtcacatgacccaaaggttcacaacgaaccatcttTGTGTTTagacaattttacccaatacaaataaaaataattttcttttgaccttcgcaatgtggggggtctgagacagcccaacggttaaaagaaaatgcttcactttgtttttgtatgcggtaaagttgtcgtaatacgacggtgggtcacaatgactgatgggtcagaatgacccgaagaaaAACAAAGGGTTAAACTCTTGGCAACTGACACACATTTCCGAACCTGTCTCATCTCCAGTGCTGAGGCTCACCACTGTAGATGAGACAGTTATTTATGAGGTTCAGATACATGGAACTTGACAGTCAGGGAAATCAAAATCCTCTTAGTTTTCGCCTGAAACGCCCCAGGGATAAGAATGATATGTTTCTTGTTGAATTACAGCAGATAAACtaaatgtattgctttgaaattcTTTCTTTGGAATGGGCCGGATCTAAAAATAGCTGTGGAGATATTTTCTTTGCAGGGATCATGCCCAGCGAGCCAGCTCAAACACCACGTCTACGATGCTCAGGTGATGGATCTGAAAACAGTTCCCAGGAGTTGTcagctccccttctctcctcaccctcccctccttctctcttctccccaccatccatcctctctccctctcctcccctcctccccctatcctcacctcctcctcctcccccagactcaATGACTCAGCATTCTTGCATAATTCTTGTGCTTTTTTATTTCTTACCTTATATCAATTCAAGTAAGTTTTATTAAAATAGTATTTATTCAAATGGATACAAAGTAAACAAAGTTGGTTGAGTCAGTTCAGATAGTTGCCGGGGCAACGGTTGCCTGAGCTTCCCTGCCTTTGCGCAAGTATTCCAGACACGCCCCCAACTTCCTTCCCAGCATGGCACTTCCCAAGATGGAGGTGAAGGCGCATCGGAAGTGTCTGTTGAAGGAGGCGTAGAGGAAGGGGTTGAGGGAGGAGTTggcataccccagccacaggaAGGCCTCCAGGAGGACGGGGCTGACGGTGTAGCCCCACAGAGGGTGGACCATGTTGACCGTGAAGAAAGGGaaccagcagagcaggaagaccCCCATGATCAGACCCAGCATCCGGGCTGccttcctttctttcctcaTGGAGTTCTGATGGCCTTGCCTGGAAAGGCCCAGATGAAGCCTGGGGATTGAGTCCTGAAAGTGCCCAGATTGATGGCCTGGCACGGAGAGCCTTTCTTGGTTCCCACTTGAAGGCCTTTGGTGAAGCCTGGGTCTTGAGTCGTGGAGCTGCCCAGCCTGGTGCTCCATGGCGTGGATCCACCTTGCCTGGCGGTTGGCAGCCAGGAAGATCCTCCCGTATGCGAAGATCATGAATCCCACGGGGATGAAGAAGGAAAGGGTAGAGGAGGCGACGGCGTACGGGGTGTAGAAGGCGGCCAGGCAGGACTGCCGGTGCATGTGTTCCTGGTGACCGCAGTACCAGCCTGCGCCTGCAGGTCCGGAGTACATGCCCAGGAAGACGCAGAgcgaggagatgaggagtggaAGAATCCAgcagaggagcagcagcaggatcACCCGTCGGCGCGCCATGCGGGCGGGGTAGTGCAGCGGGTCGCAGACCGCCAGGTAACGATCCAACGCCACGCAGCTCAGGTTGAAGATGGACGACGTGCACAGCGTCACGTCCAACAGGAAGTGGGCGGTGCAGAACGTCCTGCCGAAACGCCAGTGGTCCACGGAGCGCGCCAGGCTGAACGGCATCACCAGCACGGCGACCAGGAAGTCCGCCA from Osmerus mordax isolate fOsmMor3 chromosome 12, fOsmMor3.pri, whole genome shotgun sequence includes these protein-coding regions:
- the LOC136954461 gene encoding 5-hydroxytryptamine receptor 4-like, coding for MLCLPAYNNSSDNHSLPLDSSSTSLFHSTSARVCVTFLLLPIPIFAVLGNLLVAVSVACFRKLRTPTNAFVVSLAMADFLVAVLVMPFSLARSVDHWRFGRTFCTAHFLLDVTLCTSSIFNLSCVALDRYLAVCDPLHYPARMARRRVILLLLLCWILPLLISSLCVFLGMYSGPAGAGWYCGHQEHMHRQSCLAAFYTPYAVASSTLSFFIPVGFMIFAYGRIFLAANRQARWIHAMEHQAGQLHDSRPRQGHQNSMRKERKAARMLGLIMGVFLLCWFPFFTVNMVHPLWGYTVSPVLLEAFLWLGYANSSLNPFLYASFNRHFRCAFTSILGSAMLGRKLGACLEYLRKGREAQATVAPATI